From a single Bacteroidia bacterium genomic region:
- a CDS encoding DUF5686 family protein: protein MTKNLLLVIFLISCGYTLSAQTLRGKVTDTEGAPIESVRVFADGSDFATLTKADGSFSVSLPKGSYRLVFQHLNFITKVVPVEITGNQNLDIALDARDIQLETIEIRGGKRDPAYDIVRQIIDAKKDILDEVSSYTCETYQKIILEADTLLKGKARKALIDSLGVDSLPEPGENRKPVEMIESKSTTYFESPGKYKSIVHAYRNYSAAKASSTVYDFDEGPATGYSSGLNDPYLFFQDVSEADFNFYRNLIDAPTLGDRPFVSPFHSTLWRVTYRYKLEKTWFEDNRVTYLISVTPINPEGACFSGQFIVEDGTWEVKSVDFEVQKSALSYFRSFRMLHSFGKTEDNYRYKTREEYIYEIKDGKAVYYGQSLAIHTEYQANVDFPNNFFKNELRRTDKEAFEKDSATWAGIRPMGLGMAEKSFIKTQDSIIAYRRSPEFRYKEDSAYNHLDFLDFLIYGVKWRDRPRKMDYYINPLIEQIQPLGVGGYRHQLGGSVGKRWTRYTAVRVGGEINYGFKNQDVRGTGTLRFTYAPKRFASAYVRAGNTYDFINNYETVFAFLSRSNFIQKKSIGVGNNIELLNGLYLNASLDFADRSAIDQLELEDWSKQLFGDLNTPRTFDPYREFLIELKLTWTPGQKYQMEPYRKIITGSRWPTFYAQYKKALPGIFGSELNYDFLELGLNHEFKPGTLGTSRWSLSMGKFIQANNIRFTDYRFFRGSDPYFFANPMKNFQLLGPTISTKNEYLHAHFVHDFNGIWIDKIPLLKRTPLQESAGAATLVIRDGNFLHTEVFAGLQWPFRILKQRFRIGGFYVVSYSNHTNAISGQIKFGVNFFNPTKNQWEY, encoded by the coding sequence ATGACAAAAAATTTACTACTAGTAATCTTTCTGATTTCCTGCGGATACACACTTTCCGCCCAAACCCTTCGGGGGAAAGTAACCGATACAGAAGGTGCGCCGATCGAATCGGTTCGGGTTTTTGCGGATGGTTCTGACTTTGCCACCCTCACAAAAGCGGACGGATCTTTCTCTGTTTCCCTGCCCAAAGGTTCGTACCGGCTGGTTTTTCAACATCTCAACTTCATCACGAAGGTTGTCCCGGTCGAAATTACCGGCAACCAAAACCTCGACATTGCGCTTGATGCCCGCGATATCCAGCTCGAAACGATCGAAATCCGCGGTGGAAAACGCGACCCAGCCTACGATATTGTGCGCCAGATCATCGACGCAAAAAAGGATATACTCGATGAAGTAAGTTCCTATACCTGTGAAACATATCAGAAAATTATCCTCGAAGCGGATACCCTGCTCAAGGGCAAAGCCCGCAAAGCACTGATCGACTCGCTCGGTGTAGATTCTTTGCCCGAACCCGGGGAAAACCGCAAGCCGGTAGAAATGATCGAATCGAAGTCCACAACGTATTTTGAATCCCCCGGCAAGTACAAGTCCATCGTTCACGCTTATCGCAATTACTCGGCGGCTAAAGCCTCCAGTACGGTTTATGATTTTGACGAAGGACCGGCTACGGGCTATTCCTCCGGCCTCAACGATCCCTATCTGTTTTTTCAGGATGTCTCGGAGGCGGATTTTAACTTTTACCGCAACCTCATCGACGCGCCAACCCTGGGAGACAGGCCTTTTGTTTCGCCTTTCCACAGCACTCTCTGGCGGGTTACCTACCGCTACAAACTCGAAAAAACCTGGTTTGAAGACAACCGCGTCACCTATCTCATCAGTGTAACGCCCATCAATCCGGAAGGCGCCTGTTTTTCCGGTCAGTTTATTGTAGAAGACGGAACATGGGAGGTGAAATCAGTGGATTTTGAAGTGCAAAAATCAGCACTCAGTTATTTCCGAAGCTTCCGGATGTTGCACAGTTTTGGAAAAACCGAAGACAACTATCGCTACAAAACGCGGGAGGAATATATCTACGAGATCAAAGACGGAAAAGCTGTTTACTACGGTCAGAGTCTGGCCATTCATACCGAGTACCAGGCGAATGTGGATTTTCCCAACAATTTTTTCAAAAACGAACTCCGCCGCACCGATAAAGAAGCCTTCGAAAAAGACTCCGCGACCTGGGCAGGCATCCGGCCAATGGGGCTGGGAATGGCTGAAAAATCATTTATCAAAACCCAGGACAGCATCATTGCCTATCGCCGCAGCCCCGAATTTCGCTATAAGGAAGACTCCGCCTACAACCACCTCGATTTTCTGGATTTTCTCATCTATGGGGTAAAATGGCGCGACCGTCCGCGAAAAATGGATTATTATATTAACCCGCTAATCGAACAGATTCAGCCTTTGGGAGTAGGCGGATACCGGCATCAGTTGGGCGGGTCGGTAGGAAAACGCTGGACCCGATACACAGCCGTCAGGGTGGGAGGAGAAATCAACTACGGGTTTAAAAATCAGGATGTCAGGGGAACGGGAACGCTCAGATTTACCTATGCCCCCAAACGATTTGCCAGCGCCTATGTCAGGGCGGGTAATACCTACGATTTTATCAACAACTATGAGACTGTTTTTGCTTTTCTGAGTCGAAGCAATTTTATCCAGAAGAAATCTATCGGGGTAGGAAATAATATCGAATTGTTGAATGGCCTGTACCTGAATGCATCCCTGGACTTTGCCGACCGGAGTGCCATAGATCAGCTTGAGCTGGAAGATTGGTCCAAACAACTATTTGGCGACCTGAACACACCCCGCACATTTGATCCGTACAGAGAATTTCTGATAGAACTCAAGCTCACCTGGACGCCCGGACAAAAATATCAGATGGAGCCATACCGGAAAATTATTACCGGAAGCCGGTGGCCGACGTTTTATGCCCAATACAAAAAAGCATTACCGGGGATATTCGGCAGTGAACTGAATTACGATTTTCTCGAACTGGGCCTCAACCACGAGTTTAAACCAGGTACACTGGGCACTTCACGATGGAGCCTTTCAATGGGCAAATTCATTCAGGCAAATAATATCCGCTTTACCGACTACCGGTTTTTCAGAGGCTCTGATCCCTATTTTTTTGCCAACCCGATGAAAAATTTTCAGCTGCTTGGGCCGACAATCAGCACAAAAAATGAATACCTACACGCCCATTTTGTGCACGACTTCAACGGCATATGGATCGATAAAATCCCGCTGCTGAAGCGCACACCCTTACAGGAATCGGCAGGCGCTGCCACCCTTGTCATAAGAGATGGAAATTTTCTGCACACGGAAGTATTTGCCGGATTGCAGTGGCCGTTTCGGATATTAAAGCAGCGGTTCAGAATAGGCGGATTTTACGTGGTCTCTTACAGCAACCACACCAACGCCATCAGTGGTCAGATCAAATTTGGCGTCAACTTTTTTAATCCGACCAAAAACCAGTGGGAATATTGA
- a CDS encoding TolC family protein produces MRYFRSISRFVINLLITFLPVFSTAQMATLPDFLDQAKMNNPQLKDFVNQQEIAGYENAKIHATYRQPSVDIRSQWMQGPIIKGVGYDEAITNGALYSAIAGVSYPLFTRSFLETEQKQQTLLQEKAKWLYEASWRQLQMAVSDQYITCFFDQMYIQNAIELRETLAAQLKMAETLARSGIMKASDVQLLKIETGNQKLILADLNAQLLRDLRDLYSLCGITDTARVSLSEPQIRLSEKPGEASRFEEQFYIDSLLAQNQLDRFNLKYKPQVSAFADAGLNAVTLQYPQKNLGVSFGINFSLNIFDGHQKQLTRAQTHLEQQTTAGYQLYFNQQKLQLLDKYIGQIEWVDNKISIIQQEVVDYNNLLELYKKELQRGDLSVNDYLVTFRNYVQFNQQLIEQQKQKYLSINAYNYWNW; encoded by the coding sequence ATGAGGTATTTCAGGTCTATCAGCAGGTTTGTCATAAACCTGCTGATAACTTTCCTTCCGGTTTTTTCCACCGCCCAAATGGCTACGTTACCTGATTTCCTCGATCAGGCAAAAATGAATAACCCTCAACTCAAAGATTTTGTCAACCAGCAGGAAATTGCTGGTTATGAAAACGCAAAAATTCATGCCACTTATCGCCAGCCTTCTGTAGATATCCGCTCCCAATGGATGCAGGGCCCGATAATCAAAGGTGTTGGGTACGACGAAGCAATCACCAACGGGGCACTGTACAGTGCCATTGCCGGAGTTTCGTATCCTTTATTTACCCGCAGTTTTCTCGAAACGGAACAAAAACAGCAAACCCTTCTTCAGGAAAAAGCAAAATGGCTGTATGAAGCATCGTGGCGACAGCTGCAAATGGCCGTTTCCGACCAGTACATCACGTGTTTTTTCGACCAGATGTACATTCAAAATGCAATAGAACTTCGCGAAACGCTTGCAGCACAGCTAAAAATGGCTGAGACTCTCGCAAGAAGCGGAATCATGAAAGCGAGCGATGTGCAGTTGTTGAAAATAGAAACCGGCAATCAGAAGCTTATTCTCGCAGACCTCAATGCACAGCTTCTTCGTGATCTCCGGGACCTGTATTCACTTTGTGGAATAACTGACACCGCAAGGGTATCACTCAGCGAACCCCAGATACGTCTCTCCGAAAAACCAGGCGAAGCCAGCCGATTTGAAGAACAATTTTATATTGATAGTTTGCTTGCACAAAACCAGCTCGACAGATTTAATCTGAAATATAAACCCCAGGTTTCAGCCTTCGCAGACGCTGGTCTGAATGCGGTTACCTTGCAATACCCTCAGAAAAACCTCGGGGTTAGCTTTGGGATCAATTTCAGCCTGAATATATTCGACGGACACCAAAAGCAGCTCACCCGTGCGCAGACACATCTGGAACAGCAGACCACCGCGGGTTACCAACTGTATTTTAACCAGCAAAAACTACAGCTACTCGACAAATATATCGGGCAGATAGAATGGGTGGACAATAAAATCAGTATTATCCAACAGGAAGTGGTGGATTACAACAACCTGCTCGAACTTTACAAAAAAGAATTACAGCGTGGAGACCTTTCGGTCAATGATTATCTGGTAACCTTCCGCAATTATGTGCAGTTCAACCAGCAACTGATCGAACAGCAAAAACAAAAATATTTATCCATCAATGCATACAATTATTGGAACTGGTAA
- a CDS encoding PepSY-like domain-containing protein, protein MMKKAVTLSMISLLALYLAGCKQTESLSTTVPAAVSAAFAAKFPKAKSVEWGKEGEKEYEAEFKLSGKEMSANFSETGEWMETEAEINPQDLPAAVSESIALNFAGYDVEEVEVVEKPEGATVYEVEMEKGEKSIEVVFSENGQVLSQEDEGDDDGNDENGHKDDDDGEK, encoded by the coding sequence ATGATGAAAAAAGCTGTAACGTTGTCAATGATTTCCCTGTTGGCGCTGTACCTCGCAGGATGTAAGCAAACGGAAAGCCTTTCTACCACTGTTCCTGCCGCAGTAAGCGCCGCTTTCGCTGCAAAATTCCCTAAAGCAAAATCTGTGGAATGGGGAAAAGAAGGCGAAAAGGAATACGAAGCCGAATTCAAACTTTCTGGAAAGGAAATGTCCGCCAATTTTTCCGAAACCGGAGAATGGATGGAGACAGAAGCTGAAATCAACCCCCAGGACCTGCCCGCAGCGGTCAGTGAATCCATCGCCCTCAATTTTGCAGGATATGATGTGGAGGAAGTTGAAGTGGTTGAAAAACCCGAAGGAGCAACGGTCTATGAAGTAGAAATGGAAAAAGGAGAAAAATCCATTGAAGTGGTTTTTTCTGAAAATGGCCAGGTGCTGAGCCAGGAAGATGAAGGAGACGACGATGGAAATGACGAAAATGGACACAAAGATGATGATGACGGAGAAAAATAA
- a CDS encoding biotin/lipoyl-binding protein, whose protein sequence is MHTIIGTGKHFLVLMICLWAVACGQGENKADEAQTSIPVSKVRVTRISRADLHPSRSIPATVTYLDKSNIAAPSAGFLTEVLVQTGSFVKKGQPMFTIETKEHRSLENDTTFQKTEIAAFGLITVAASANGYIAGLLQQQGEYVQEGTPLCTFTRSDKALVTGYMPFHLRKEAGLGTRCMLLLPDGTRAPGRIANILQVLDAASQSIQILIRPDVMQIWPEGLNLEVKFESSVVKMAQLLPETAILSNEQLDEFWVMKLADDTTGVKIPVEIGMQIHDSVQILAPEFDPLDRFITEGAYGLADTAKITVAK, encoded by the coding sequence ATGCATACAATTATTGGAACTGGTAAGCATTTTCTGGTGCTGATGATCTGTTTGTGGGCGGTTGCCTGTGGACAAGGGGAAAATAAAGCAGACGAGGCGCAAACGTCAATCCCTGTTAGTAAAGTACGGGTAACCCGTATTTCAAGAGCTGATCTGCATCCTTCGCGCAGCATTCCAGCGACAGTGACTTATCTCGACAAAAGTAATATCGCTGCCCCTTCCGCCGGATTTTTGACCGAAGTTTTGGTGCAAACAGGAAGTTTTGTGAAAAAAGGTCAGCCCATGTTTACGATAGAAACGAAAGAGCACCGGTCGCTGGAAAATGATACGACCTTTCAGAAAACGGAAATCGCAGCTTTTGGTCTTATTACGGTCGCTGCATCTGCCAACGGATATATAGCCGGGCTTTTGCAGCAGCAGGGAGAATATGTGCAGGAAGGAACCCCCCTCTGTACATTTACGCGTAGCGATAAAGCGCTTGTTACCGGTTACATGCCTTTCCATTTGCGAAAGGAAGCGGGTTTAGGTACGAGATGTATGTTACTTCTTCCCGATGGCACGCGGGCTCCGGGCAGAATCGCCAATATACTCCAGGTGCTGGATGCAGCATCCCAAAGCATTCAGATTCTCATCCGGCCTGATGTAATGCAAATCTGGCCCGAAGGGCTAAATCTTGAAGTCAAATTCGAGTCCTCAGTTGTCAAAATGGCTCAGCTATTGCCAGAGACTGCGATTTTGAGCAATGAGCAACTCGACGAATTTTGGGTAATGAAACTTGCCGATGATACTACCGGTGTAAAAATACCGGTCGAAATTGGCATGCAAATTCATGACTCTGTACAAATACTCGCACCAGAGTTTGACCCTTTGGATCGCTTTATTACGGAGGGTGCATACGGATTGGCAGATACGGCAAAAATCACTGTGGCAAAATGA
- a CDS encoding addiction module protein — protein sequence MSELQKQILALPVAERLQLIAFIATSISGDEVGHLFTVPDEWIKEALERDEKYKQGKSATYTWDEVKTRIYGGK from the coding sequence ATGAGCGAACTTCAGAAACAAATATTGGCTTTACCTGTAGCAGAGCGTTTGCAGTTAATTGCTTTTATCGCCACATCCATTTCTGGTGATGAGGTAGGACATTTATTTACGGTTCCGGATGAATGGATAAAAGAAGCATTAGAAAGAGATGAAAAGTATAAGCAAGGGAAATCCGCGACTTATACATGGGACGAAGTGAAAACGCGGATCTATGGCGGGAAATAA
- a CDS encoding SgcJ/EcaC family oxidoreductase has protein sequence MKRIFTSAVILSLIMASQSKPNQSSTLNQKTEMETIINTEKAAIENMLFAYRDALNASDVSKVLPLYTEDGVFMPSSAPTSVGQEQVKGAYEFVFSNIQLNIEFYIDEIVVNGDFALARTTSKGTTLIHATGETVPEENRELFVLQKTSGSWKIARYMFNKMK, from the coding sequence ATGAAAAGAATCTTTACCTCGGCAGTCATTTTATCGTTGATCATGGCCAGCCAGAGCAAACCCAATCAATCTTCAACCCTTAATCAAAAAACTGAAATGGAAACGATCATTAACACCGAAAAAGCCGCTATTGAGAACATGCTTTTTGCTTATCGCGATGCACTGAATGCCTCAGATGTCAGCAAAGTACTACCGTTATATACCGAAGATGGAGTATTTATGCCTTCTTCTGCGCCAACTTCAGTCGGGCAGGAGCAGGTAAAAGGCGCTTATGAATTTGTATTTAGCAATATTCAGTTGAATATCGAATTCTATATCGATGAGATTGTCGTAAACGGTGACTTTGCCTTAGCACGTACCACATCAAAAGGTACAACCCTTATCCATGCTACCGGGGAGACGGTTCCGGAGGAAAACAGAGAGCTATTTGTGCTTCAGAAGACCAGTGGTAGCTGGAAAATCGCCCGATATATGTTTAACAAGATGAAGTAG
- a CDS encoding DUF1080 domain-containing protein, protein MVYAQKSETLVFRPLFNGKNLDGWVDVNTSPETWKVKKGTLICSGLPIGVMRSDRQYENFILEVEWRHMTAGGNSGIFIWSEGTQFEDDPLTKAIEVQMLDLEYATIHNVTDDYVHGELFPTMGMTAVPDNPRGIRSKSIEKRCKGKGEWNKYVVVAVDGTVKLSVNGKFVNGLRDSERKKGYICLEAEGAEIQFRNMRIMELPPGVTSAAQTAPLVD, encoded by the coding sequence ATGGTCTATGCCCAGAAAAGTGAAACGCTGGTTTTCAGACCTTTGTTTAATGGAAAAAATCTGGACGGATGGGTAGATGTGAATACTTCCCCTGAAACCTGGAAAGTAAAAAAAGGCACGCTGATTTGCAGTGGATTGCCTATAGGGGTGATGCGCTCAGACCGGCAGTATGAAAATTTTATCCTCGAAGTCGAATGGCGGCATATGACTGCCGGGGGAAATTCGGGAATTTTTATCTGGAGTGAAGGCACGCAGTTTGAAGATGACCCGCTGACCAAAGCCATCGAGGTACAGATGCTGGATCTCGAATATGCGACCATCCACAATGTAACCGATGATTATGTACATGGAGAGTTGTTTCCCACCATGGGGATGACGGCCGTCCCTGACAATCCCAGAGGCATTCGCAGTAAATCCATCGAAAAAAGATGCAAGGGAAAAGGCGAATGGAATAAATATGTAGTAGTAGCCGTGGACGGAACGGTGAAATTGTCTGTGAATGGAAAGTTTGTCAATGGCCTTCGGGATTCCGAAAGAAAAAAAGGTTATATCTGCCTCGAAGCTGAAGGCGCTGAAATACAGTTTCGCAACATGCGTATTATGGAACTTCCGCCCGGGGTGACATCAGCCGCACAAACTGCACCGCTGGTAGATTGA
- a CDS encoding efflux RND transporter permease subunit, with protein sequence MNKLFFRTYRTPLIFVMLILLVGGVYAFLQIHVSLFPPATFPKVKIIAENNEQPVDKMMITVTRPLEEAIKKIPALSGINSITSRGSCEISAFLDWNTDIYTSQQLIESRIAAIKNDLPADTRITVERMDPSILSVMGFSLESKDKNLMELKLLADYTIKPYLSQVQGVSDVQVQGGKVKEYRISLDPDKLLQYRLSAQAVSDAVAKTGFISSNGFMNSYRRLYLNLTDAGVYSMDEIENIPVSMGTNTPVFIKDIARVSIEEKVEYIKINANGHEGVLINILKQPDANLIDVTEATRQKISELKQLLPVGVTVNPYYIQADFVNTSIISIRDALLIGLLLAIVVAILFLHSGQASIAILVTIPVTLSAALLVMHNLGYTLNIMTIGGLAAAIGLVIDDAVVVIEQLHRTREEHPETPVFQLVQQSMNYLFPSLIGSSLSTMVIFIPFSLMTGVAGAYFRILAYTMVITLASSFLVSSLMLPALYGWLVDILPKRVKPILHNETRRWINYLVHRPVISLLLIAILVAASVVIFPRLETGFLPEMDEGEIVMDYNSPPGTSIEETNNILTRVDSMILQIPEVVAYSRRTGAQMGFFITEPNRGDYLIELNKDRQRSTNEVIAAIRHRVESEVPNLTIDFGQVVGDMLGDLITSVQPINLKVFGPDREKLQTYAAQISSLLEKIPGTADVFDGVVIAGPNITVHPDFAKMAVYGISPSDLQYQLQTAMQGVVVGAVIDPQQMTDIRMIYDGGTDLREGELRRMKILLADGKFVPLETIATITIQSGVAEQERENLQPIVGITSRLEGRDLGSVMQEIKASVATNIAFEKGYGVLYGGAYAQQQQSFRELLSILILASLMVLLVQMILFRNLPVALAILFVSLLGIGGAVTGLYLTHTPLNVGSYMGMIMIVGIIAENAIFTYQQYSTARQKNSRDDALNYALAARLRPKLMTALGAIIALMPLALGIGTGAQLHQPLAVAVIGGLIAALPLLLVVFPAIIRMLNQPPPPVK encoded by the coding sequence ATGAACAAACTGTTTTTCAGAACCTACCGTACTCCCCTGATTTTTGTAATGCTCATTTTACTTGTGGGGGGCGTTTATGCCTTTCTGCAGATCCACGTGTCGCTTTTTCCACCTGCTACTTTTCCGAAAGTAAAAATTATCGCAGAGAACAATGAGCAGCCCGTCGATAAAATGATGATTACGGTAACCCGACCATTGGAGGAAGCCATCAAAAAAATTCCCGCACTCAGCGGCATCAACAGCATTACCAGCAGGGGCAGTTGCGAGATATCCGCTTTTCTGGACTGGAACACGGATATTTATACCAGCCAGCAGTTGATTGAGTCGAGGATCGCAGCCATCAAAAATGATTTACCCGCCGACACACGCATAACCGTAGAACGCATGGATCCGTCAATTTTGTCTGTGATGGGATTCTCGCTGGAGAGCAAAGACAAAAACCTTATGGAGTTAAAACTCCTGGCCGATTATACCATTAAACCCTATTTGTCACAAGTACAGGGAGTCTCCGATGTACAGGTGCAGGGAGGGAAGGTGAAAGAATACCGCATTTCTCTTGATCCAGACAAATTACTTCAGTACCGGCTGAGTGCACAAGCAGTCAGTGATGCAGTGGCAAAAACCGGCTTTATCAGTTCCAATGGCTTTATGAACAGCTACCGCCGACTGTATCTCAACCTGACAGATGCGGGGGTATACTCAATGGATGAAATTGAAAATATACCAGTCAGCATGGGAACCAATACGCCAGTTTTTATTAAAGATATAGCCCGCGTAAGTATTGAGGAAAAAGTTGAATATATAAAAATCAATGCCAACGGGCATGAAGGGGTTCTGATTAATATTTTGAAACAGCCTGACGCGAACCTCATCGACGTAACAGAAGCTACTCGGCAGAAAATCAGCGAGTTAAAGCAATTGCTGCCAGTTGGAGTTACAGTAAACCCATATTATATTCAGGCCGATTTTGTCAATACTTCCATTATTAGTATTCGGGATGCCTTATTGATCGGGTTATTACTGGCGATCGTCGTTGCGATCTTGTTTTTGCACTCTGGCCAGGCCAGCATCGCTATTTTGGTGACCATACCTGTAACGCTTTCTGCGGCTCTGCTGGTCATGCATAATCTCGGTTATACGCTCAATATTATGACGATTGGCGGCCTGGCTGCGGCCATCGGCCTTGTGATTGATGATGCAGTGGTGGTGATCGAGCAGTTGCACCGTACACGGGAAGAGCACCCAGAAACCCCTGTTTTTCAATTGGTGCAGCAATCCATGAATTATTTGTTTCCCTCATTGATCGGATCTTCGCTCAGCACTATGGTGATATTTATCCCATTTTCTCTGATGACAGGGGTTGCCGGAGCCTATTTCCGAATCCTTGCCTACACAATGGTCATCACGCTTGCCAGCTCATTTCTGGTTTCTTCTCTTATGTTACCTGCATTATACGGGTGGCTGGTCGATATACTCCCTAAAAGGGTCAAGCCAATTTTGCATAATGAAACCAGAAGGTGGATTAACTACCTTGTTCACCGCCCCGTGATTTCTTTATTGTTGATTGCAATTCTGGTAGCTGCCTCGGTTGTCATTTTTCCCCGACTGGAAACAGGCTTTCTTCCTGAAATGGACGAGGGGGAAATCGTGATGGACTACAATTCTCCTCCGGGTACTTCCATTGAAGAAACCAACAACATATTGACGCGGGTGGATAGTATGATTTTACAAATCCCGGAGGTCGTCGCCTATTCGAGGCGTACAGGTGCTCAAATGGGGTTTTTTATTACAGAGCCCAACCGCGGGGACTACCTGATCGAACTCAATAAAGACCGCCAGCGCTCCACCAATGAAGTAATCGCTGCTATTCGCCATCGGGTAGAAAGCGAAGTGCCCAACCTTACGATCGACTTTGGGCAGGTAGTTGGGGATATGCTGGGAGATTTGATCACATCCGTGCAGCCCATCAACCTGAAGGTGTTTGGGCCGGATCGAGAAAAACTTCAAACGTATGCTGCGCAGATTTCCTCTTTACTGGAAAAAATACCAGGTACAGCTGATGTGTTTGACGGAGTCGTAATTGCTGGTCCCAATATTACTGTTCATCCAGACTTTGCCAAAATGGCTGTTTATGGGATATCGCCCTCCGATCTCCAGTATCAGTTGCAAACAGCGATGCAGGGTGTGGTAGTAGGGGCCGTCATAGATCCACAGCAAATGACCGATATTCGGATGATCTATGACGGCGGCACAGATCTCAGGGAAGGTGAATTGCGGAGAATGAAAATTTTGTTGGCCGATGGCAAATTTGTGCCGCTTGAAACCATCGCAACAATAACCATCCAAAGTGGGGTGGCAGAGCAGGAGCGGGAAAACCTCCAGCCAATTGTAGGCATTACTTCCCGGCTGGAAGGGCGCGACCTGGGTAGCGTGATGCAGGAAATTAAGGCATCTGTAGCTACAAATATAGCTTTTGAAAAAGGATACGGGGTATTATATGGAGGCGCATATGCCCAGCAACAACAATCCTTCAGAGAACTGTTGTCCATTCTGATTCTCGCTTCGCTTATGGTACTGTTGGTGCAGATGATCCTTTTCCGAAATCTTCCGGTTGCACTTGCCATTCTGTTTGTTTCCCTTTTAGGCATTGGCGGAGCAGTAACCGGCCTTTACCTGACTCATACCCCTCTGAATGTGGGCAGTTATATGGGGATGATTATGATTGTAGGGATTATTGCCGAGAATGCCATATTCACCTACCAGCAATACAGCACGGCAAGGCAGAAAAACAGCCGGGATGATGCCCTTAATTATGCTCTCGCTGCAAGGCTTCGGCCCAAACTTATGACCGCTCTTGGAGCAATTATCGCCTTAATGCCACTGGCTTTGGGAATAGGAACAGGTGCACAACTGCATCAGCCGCTGGCAGTCGCTGTCATCGGTGGATTGATCGCTGCGCTGCCGTTGTTGTTGGTTGTCTTTCCTGCAATCATCCGAATGCTAAACCAGCCACCCCCTCCGGTAAAATAA